Genomic window (Candidatus Binatia bacterium):
GGCGACGAACTCGATGCCGCGGGGCTGCCGTGGCGCTTCTACACGAGCTCGTACCAGAAACCCGTGAGCGGCTTCTGGTCCGGCTATCAGGCGGTGCGACACATCTTCCACGGCCCAGACTGGCACAAAGACGTCATCATGCCGCAGAAGCGCTTCCTGAACGACGTCGCCGCCGGACGGCTCGCGAGCTTCACCTGGATCACGCCGCTCTGCCCGGACTCGGACCATCCCATCTGCGGCGGCGGCTACGGGCCGTCGTGGGTAACGTCGCTGGTCGACGCGATCGGCAAGAGCAAGTTCTGGAACAGCACCGCCATCTTCGTGCAGTGGGACGACTGGGGCGGCTTCTACGATCACGTTCCGCCGCCGTATCGCGGCTACGATGGCCTTGGATTCCGCGTTGGGCTGCTGGTGATCTCGCCGTACGCACGCAAAGACCGCGTCATACACACCCAGTATGAGACGGCGAGCGTCTTGCGCTTCGCCGAAGACCTCTTCGGCTTAGCTCAGCTGACCGACGCCGACCATCGTGCGACGTCGCCCGCCGCCGACTGCTTCGACTTCTCCGCACCGCCGCGCAAGTTCGTCCCGATCAACTCGCCCAAAGGACCGGACTTCTTTTTGACCCAGCCCAACGACGGCACGATCCCCGACGAACAGTAGTTTTCACCCCTTGTCATCCTGAGCGAAGCGAGCGCAGCGAGCGAAGTCGAAGGACGGGTTAGCCGCTGTCATCCTGAGCGAAGGCGCGCAGCGCCGAAGTCGAAGGACGGGTTAGCCGCGCAGTCCTGAGCGAGCGGAGCGAGCCGAAGGACGGTATGATGCGGTGACCCATAGTCAGTCGAGTCATCGCCGCGCAGAGTGGCGGGATGATGAAACTTTACTACTTCTACGTCCTACTGTGGAGATCGCTCGCTCTACACCGGAATTACAAAGGATCCGGAGGTTCGTGTGCCTCAACATCAGGAAGGCGGCCATCCGTGTTGCTACACGTTCACGCGTCGCCCGGTCAGCTGGTCCACTGTTTGGAACTCCACGGCGTTACCGACGCGATCGCTTTCGAGAAGGAGCTCAAGGGATGGTCGCGCGCCAAGAAGCTTGCATTCATCAGCTGGAACTTTTCGCTGGTGCACGAGCTTGCGAAGAGAACGCGAAAGTAAGACCTAAGTACCGTCCTTCGGCTCGCTCCGCTCGCTCAGGACTGCGCGGCTAACCCGTCCTTCGACTTCGGCGCGCCGCACCTTCGCTCAGGATGACACCGAGAGGTTACTCGGTGTCGACGGGGAGGCCCGATGGTTTCTGCTTGAGGAAAAACGATTCCGAATATTTCGATCTGATCTTGTGAAACAGACGCGGAGGCTGGCTGAAGTTGAAGGCATTGCCGATGCTAGCTGCGCGCACGTCCGGCGACGGCGGCAGCGTTCCGAGGCTCCAGTTGTCCTGGATGAACTTGAGGACGCTCGCCGTCTCGTACTGCGTGTGCTCGACGTGTGGTTGGACGTACGGTGAAACGATCAGCAACGGCAATCGGAATCCCAGCCCGCCCTGATTGTCTTGGAACGGCGGCTTGACGTGATCGTAGAAACCGCCCGGATCGTCCCACAGGATGACGATCGCAGAGGTGTCCCAGTACTTGCTCTGACCGATCGCATTTACGACCGATGCAACCCATGATGGCCCGTCATCCTTCGGAATGGGTTTCTTGCTGACGATCTTGTATTCAGCGGGATGGTCGGAGTTGAATGCGTCCGGAGTGACCCATGCCACGGATGGAAGTTTGCCGTTCTTGATGTCGTTGAAGATAAAGTTCGGGCTCCTCGTGACGTTCGTCTGCCATTCCGGTCCCTCGCGAACGGCCTTGATCGCGTCGAACGCGCTCCAGATGCCGCCGTTCTTTTTTGGGGCGGTCGTATAATATTTCCACGAGATTTTGCTGGCGTCGAGCTGGTCGCGAATCGTCTCGTACGTGAAGCACGGAAACGGCCCTACGGCCTGATAGTATTTGCCGCTTGTGGTTATCAGCGATGTGACCGTTCCTGGGGGCGAGTCCTCGCAGCCCCACGGCATGTTGAACGGATTGTCGATGATGCTGTTGTCGCCGTAATACGAGGGATCGTAGTTGACGACGGTCCCGCCGGCGATCA
Coding sequences:
- a CDS encoding alkaline phosphatase family protein, producing the protein MIPGARGHSGSTPIQHVIVVIQENRSFDNLFARYPGANGATSGQAAAMPAPIQQSCARKGQPVITYPTTVQLTKVNLVGDGFPPNNFGHDNDLDHHYGGYLTELDNGSMDGFDLVKFGATGKGPQAECTYAYQYVDPNDIKPYWDIAKQYVLADNMFDTQGSESFTGHQDLIAGGTVVNYDPSYYGDNSIIDNPFNMPWGCEDSPPGTVTSLITTSGKYYQAVGPFPCFTYETIRDQLDASKISWKYYTTAPKKNGGIWSAFDAIKAVREGPEWQTNVTRSPNFIFNDIKNGKLPSVAWVTPDAFNSDHPAEYKIVSKKPIPKDDGPSWVASVVNAIGQSKYWDTSAIVILWDDPGGFYDHVKPPFQDNQGGLGFRLPLLIVSPYVQPHVEHTQYETASVLKFIQDNWSLGTLPPSPDVRAASIGNAFNFSQPPRLFHKIRSKYSESFFLKQKPSGLPVDTE